In Miscanthus floridulus cultivar M001 chromosome 8, ASM1932011v1, whole genome shotgun sequence, the sequence gcgaatctggtcggcttcttccatttctttgatatcgtcatcggcagcaccctccacaggcttgagtttcttcttcatggctaaagctttgcgagcttggatatctctttcttgctgaagggctttgacggcattgggtagctggctttcttcttgttgagcatgagttaaggctgcatcaatttctttcaattcagccaatagagctgccttccttgccgatagatccaagattttctgcttaagtgcagcacccgaagtctgcaagttgacgatgcccttgtgcttctcatcagcgatttgtttcagttgtagcatctctcctttaagttgagcttgagctgctctatcggcaatgcgctgagcagcccgttgatattgcagttgacggctttctaagtgagctgctgggaagagtatttcttcaacatcggcagggacctggccacgaattgttttgaagattgcctttgcggggtccgagtcatctaccagttgggcggtactttgctgtagcaagttcaggagggtttccaacttggatttagtttctgccgatattgttcccagtgcaagggaagaacttgtttcctctccatcgtcgtcagaaatgtcaatggcaaaggaaaataggctgttcggggaatcttgttcctgaaagaaagacaaggagatcaatcaggggtaagtatgagtattgtaaaatcagataggttgatcggtttacctgtttcaaggcaatttcctgtgcttgactggaggaagcaacctggagtatgtcgtgtggatcggctgagcttgccgatgggatatcctctgtgacttcatcggtggtaggctcttgaggtatgatgaccgatgacattggggcagatgtagggatcggcatagacctttgtcgttttggctgtgcttcagtatctgttgaagctttgcgctttgcttggacatcggcaacgattggctggggggcatcgacacttgttggttgtgaagcttgggcatctggtacgtttgccgatgtacccaattgttgctgtaaaacaagtgtgagatatgatatttaacagataaaatgtaaagtcaagaagctacctctgaaggagtggtgcttgatatcggcggaattgccgatgatgatccagtagcagctcttaccccctgatgattaaggttaatatagtttgtgattggcataagtgaaaataaacaaggttgttaccttaaaggctttgaccaaggttgtagcagcggccgatggagtagccctggatatagccaatttggacttagaagtgatggtcttggtacgaatcttctggtgggtcaaagcggctaaggtgggagcgttgtagccgatcggcgatgttggggaaataggccggaggttgaagggtttcccacttttgctcaccgatggtgctgggtggttaacctgttacaagggagTCAGTTATTGATAAATgaaaggaaaagcagaagggagttcaaagaaacttaccgcgtcgtcagggatggcatattcagaatcgatcatgtgccgatatgtgtgagcagaagtcgcgaacagttgctctttccactctcgccaccattgcttgtatgactcggtgatgaaagatattggtgtccaggtggatatatcaacatctgtggtatcggcatcaggagaaagttgtactaccttgttccagtctgttccgcaggtgattgtttccctgggtttgatcacatcggcaaagcagagtttgattggcagttgcccaaaagccaattggcgggatactgccgatgggttgtaaaattcatatgtaatgttggtgtttttcccgctgccgaatgtgtttactggaattgccctgggagtgatgatagccatcatgagctcattatcttgattcagagtgtcatcggcaaagttgaaaagaagggggaatctgttttcttcgtcgatataaggcacccaggccctatgatcacgagaaagaccattatagaagctttgaaagaatctgccgatttggtcttcgttggcttctgttccaggaaggacaattatggcttcaccaaaattgaggggtgagcgtgttgccgattcatcatccccgagcacataatcttcggcaatttctcgtgggaattgttgagcaaaaaagtcccattgcaaacgtttgtgcatatgggcattcagccacatgttgatgaaccaccacgggcctcccaggttgccgatgggttcgccaagcagaagtttctgagacacttggtgaa encodes:
- the LOC136471442 gene encoding uncharacterized protein isoform X3, with translation MQIDEVAEKETITCGTDWNKVVQLSPDADTTDVDISTWTPISFITESYKQWWREWKEQLFATSAHTYRHMIDSEYAIPDDAVNHPAPSVSKSGKPFNLRPISPTSPIGYNAPTLAALTHQKIRTKTITSKSKLAISRATPSAAATTLVKAFKGVRAATGSSSAIPPISSTTPSEQQLGTSANVPDAQASQPTSVDAPQPIVADVQAKRKASTDTEAQPKRQRSMPIPTSAPMSSVIIPQEPTTDEVTEDIPSASSADPHDILQVASSSQAQEIALKQEQDSPNSLFSFAIDISDDDGEETSSSLALGTISAETKSKLETLLNLLQQSTAQLVDDSDPAKAIFKTIRGQVPADVEEILFPAAHLESRQLQYQRAAQRIADRAAQAQLKGEMLQLKQIADEKHKGIVNLQTSGAALKQKILDLSARKAALLAELKEIDAALTHAQQEESQLPNAVKALQQERDIQARKALAMKKKLKPVEGAADDDIKEMEEADQIRLRAILAIQSLLNV
- the LOC136471442 gene encoding uncharacterized protein isoform X2, with product MQIDEVAEKAIPVNTFGSGKNTNITYEFYNPSAVSRQLAFGQLPIKLCFADVIKPRETITCGTDWNKVVQLSPDADTTDVDISTWTPISFITESYKQWWREWKEQLFATSAHTYRHMIDSEYAIPDDAVNHPAPSVSKSGKPFNLRPISPTSPIGYNAPTLAALTHQKIRTKTITSKSKLAISRATPSAAATTLVKAFKGVRAATGSSSAIPPISSTTPSEQQLGTSANVPDAQASQPTSVDAPQPIVADVQAKRKASTDTEAQPKRQRSMPIPTSAPMSSVIIPQEPTTDEVTEDIPSASSADPHDILQVASSSQAQEIALKQEQDSPNSLFSFAIDISDDDGEETSSSLALGTISAETKSKLETLLNLLQQSTAQLVDDSDPAKAIFKTIRGQVPADVEEILFPAAHLESRQLQYQRAAQRIADRAAQAQLKGEMLQLKQIADEKHKGIVNLQTSGAALKQKILDLSARKAALLAELKEIDAALTHAQQEESQLPNAVKALQQERDIQARKALAMKKKLKPVEGAADDDIKEMEEADQIRLRAILAIQSLLNV
- the LOC136471442 gene encoding uncharacterized protein isoform X1, which translates into the protein MGNPDPTDLINAEVNRIPFRAQNFSLNLWKDTFRSWPKTTKGWKDWYLRVNRSMQVYWAERKLDQCIRLSIADMQKNESMIIAAAYFWSDTTNTFMFGHGPATPTLADVHMLTGLDISTADEGSIYGRKPEYRVNTRNIGGWTGYIQEYQKTGTPSQREHATFLNMWLEKFIFCGRSVGPTNAFLPAAELLANGVRFPLGRYLLSSTYHLLHQVSQKLLLGEPIGNLGGPWWFINMWLNAHMHKRLQWDFFAQQFPREIAEDYVLGDDESATRSPLNFGEAIIVLPGTEANEDQIGRFFQSFYNGLSRDHRAWVPYIDEENRFPLLFNFADDTLNQDNELMMAIITPRAIPVNTFGSGKNTNITYEFYNPSAVSRQLAFGQLPIKLCFADVIKPRETITCGTDWNKVVQLSPDADTTDVDISTWTPISFITESYKQWWREWKEQLFATSAHTYRHMIDSEYAIPDDAVNHPAPSVSKSGKPFNLRPISPTSPIGYNAPTLAALTHQKIRTKTITSKSKLAISRATPSAAATTLVKAFKGVRAATGSSSAIPPISSTTPSEQQLGTSANVPDAQASQPTSVDAPQPIVADVQAKRKASTDTEAQPKRQRSMPIPTSAPMSSVIIPQEPTTDEVTEDIPSASSADPHDILQVASSSQAQEIALKQEQDSPNSLFSFAIDISDDDGEETSSSLALGTISAETKSKLETLLNLLQQSTAQLVDDSDPAKAIFKTIRGQVPADVEEILFPAAHLESRQLQYQRAAQRIADRAAQAQLKGEMLQLKQIADEKHKGIVNLQTSGAALKQKILDLSARKAALLAELKEIDAALTHAQQEESQLPNAVKALQQERDIQARKALAMKKKLKPVEGAADDDIKEMEEADQIRLRAILAIQSLLNV